From Kamptonema formosum PCC 6407, a single genomic window includes:
- a CDS encoding alpha-amylase family glycosyl hydrolase, giving the protein MASPIEFKLFAPYNKGAALIGTFSNWEEIPMEKGEDGFFRTQVELEDGSYQYKFKIQSKSWFVEPDQWIEIVDPYATDIDNPTQNGIVRIKDGDRIVDTYVWQHDDTPLPSDRELVIYEVHVADFSGGEDDPYARGKYKHVVEKLDYLCDLGINAIELMPVKEYPGDYSWGYNPRYFLATESSYGTTEGLKNLIDECHGRGIRVIMDGIFNHSESSSPLTQIDHDYWYHHSPRDPDNNWGPEFNYELYDKNLDIKPAWQFIGDVVRFWVQEYHIDGIRYDAARQIANYDFMHWITNEAKQVAGPKPFYNIAEFIPDNPSITNVDGPMDGCWHDSFYHCIIEYLCGEPVDLENLKDIIDCKRQGYMGTTNVVNYLTNHDHNHVMAELGDRGILDEAAFKRAKLGSAIVMTAVGVPLLWMGEEFGEYKYKTIEQAKIDWTLLGNELNSGLFQYYKGLIHLRRENHALYTENIEFFHEDPELKVLAYTRWNDEGSRVVVVVNFSDNYLAGYSVPNFPANGTWHEWTGNYDVESGDDNIILDLAEYEAKVLVWQ; this is encoded by the coding sequence ATGGCTAGTCCAATTGAATTCAAGCTGTTTGCTCCCTACAACAAAGGAGCTGCCTTGATCGGGACTTTTTCTAATTGGGAGGAAATCCCCATGGAAAAAGGAGAGGATGGTTTTTTCCGTACTCAAGTCGAATTGGAAGATGGTAGCTATCAATATAAATTTAAAATTCAGTCAAAAAGTTGGTTTGTAGAACCAGATCAATGGATAGAAATAGTCGATCCCTACGCTACCGACATTGATAACCCCACCCAAAACGGCATTGTCCGCATCAAAGATGGCGATCGCATAGTCGATACCTACGTCTGGCAACACGATGATACACCCCTACCAAGCGATCGCGAATTAGTCATCTACGAAGTCCACGTCGCCGACTTTTCTGGCGGCGAAGACGATCCCTACGCTCGTGGCAAATACAAGCACGTCGTCGAAAAATTAGATTATCTGTGCGATCTCGGCATCAACGCGATCGAACTAATGCCAGTCAAGGAATACCCAGGCGACTACAGTTGGGGTTACAACCCCCGCTACTTCTTAGCTACAGAGTCCAGCTACGGCACCACAGAAGGCTTAAAAAACCTGATCGACGAGTGTCATGGTCGCGGCATCCGTGTAATCATGGATGGGATTTTCAACCACTCAGAATCATCCAGTCCTCTCACCCAAATCGATCACGATTATTGGTATCACCACTCTCCCCGCGATCCTGATAACAACTGGGGGCCGGAATTCAACTACGAGCTCTACGATAAAAATTTAGATATAAAACCTGCGTGGCAATTCATTGGAGACGTAGTACGTTTTTGGGTGCAAGAATATCACATTGATGGCATTCGCTACGATGCTGCTCGGCAAATTGCCAACTACGATTTCATGCACTGGATAACTAACGAAGCGAAACAAGTTGCGGGCCCGAAACCCTTTTATAACATTGCCGAATTCATTCCCGACAATCCTAGCATCACGAATGTAGACGGCCCGATGGATGGCTGCTGGCACGACAGTTTTTATCATTGCATTATTGAATATCTCTGCGGTGAACCCGTCGATCTAGAAAATCTGAAAGATATCATTGACTGCAAGCGACAAGGGTATATGGGTACTACGAATGTCGTCAATTATCTGACAAATCACGACCATAATCATGTCATGGCAGAACTAGGCGATCGCGGCATCTTAGATGAAGCAGCATTTAAGCGCGCGAAGTTGGGATCTGCTATAGTAATGACAGCCGTTGGTGTGCCGCTGCTGTGGATGGGTGAAGAATTTGGCGAGTACAAATACAAAACAATTGAACAAGCTAAAATCGATTGGACGCTGTTAGGAAATGAATTGAATAGCGGTCTGTTTCAATATTACAAAGGCTTGATTCACCTCCGTAGAGAAAACCACGCGCTCTACACGGAAAATATCGAATTTTTCCACGAAGATCCTGAATTAAAAGTTCTCGCTTATACTCGCTGGAATGATGAAGGCTCTCGCGTTGTAGTTGTAGTCAATTTCTCAGATAATTACTTGGCTGGCTATAGCGTTCCTAATTTCCCAGCTAATGGGACTTGGCACGAGTGGACTGGCAATTACGATGTAGAATCTGGCGATGATAATATTATTCTCGATCTGGCAGAATACGAAGCAAAAGTTCTTGTGTGGCAGTGA
- a CDS encoding LptA/OstA family protein, which translates to MMFSAKILNSLTFKGLALLLPFTLAGAIASPTYPQANPPSKSGPGRTLTVRSDIQEADSKTGIVTARGNVQINYPSRQIQATATQAQYFSRERRIVLRGDVYVLQEGNSLRGETVTYLIDEGRFIALPESQGQVESIYIVSPEQDAAAQSTASPETPPYNPKPAFKTPMSPPTAPRQ; encoded by the coding sequence ATGATGTTCTCCGCTAAAATACTTAACTCACTTACATTCAAAGGCTTAGCACTGCTATTGCCCTTTACCCTAGCAGGCGCGATCGCTTCTCCCACCTATCCCCAAGCCAACCCGCCCAGCAAAAGTGGGCCCGGTCGCACCCTCACAGTGCGTTCTGACATCCAAGAAGCCGACTCAAAAACAGGCATCGTCACCGCACGCGGTAACGTCCAGATTAACTATCCCTCCCGGCAAATTCAGGCAACCGCAACTCAAGCTCAATATTTCAGCCGCGAACGCCGCATCGTCCTCCGAGGTGATGTTTACGTCTTGCAGGAAGGTAACAGTTTGCGCGGCGAAACCGTGACCTACCTGATCGACGAAGGACGCTTTATCGCCTTGCCAGAGTCCCAAGGACAAGTCGAATCGATCTACATCGTCTCCCCAGAACAGGACGCAGCAGCTCAAAGCACCGCCAGCCCGGAAACTCCTCCCTACAATCCCAAACCAGCCTTTAAAACGCCAATGAGTCCTCCCACAGCCCCTCGGCAATAG
- a CDS encoding DUF309 domain-containing protein produces MDLEIPTEFWQGVQQFNDREFYACHDTLEALWMEASEPQKRFYQGILQIAVALYHLGNRNWRGAVILLGEGINRLNYYQPTYAEINVEDLIGRSAQLLNALQQAGPEKVSDFLPMLTGVEPPGSLELPRICKVTAN; encoded by the coding sequence ATGGACTTGGAAATACCGACTGAGTTTTGGCAGGGAGTGCAACAGTTTAACGATCGCGAGTTCTACGCTTGCCACGATACTCTAGAGGCCTTGTGGATGGAAGCAAGCGAACCCCAGAAAAGGTTTTATCAAGGAATCTTGCAAATTGCCGTCGCCCTCTACCACTTAGGCAATCGCAACTGGCGCGGTGCGGTAATATTACTGGGAGAAGGAATAAATCGACTGAACTATTATCAGCCCACTTACGCGGAAATTAACGTTGAAGATTTAATCGGGCGTAGCGCTCAACTGTTGAATGCTTTGCAACAGGCTGGCCCAGAGAAAGTAAGTGATTTTCTGCCAATGTTAACAGGTGTAGAGCCTCCAGGGAGTTTGGAGTTGCCGAGAATTTGCAAAGTGACAGCAAATTAA
- a CDS encoding LptF/LptG family permease, which produces MKLEISKTFNSFSWRLPRISVMDWYLTKELIGPFLFGVGLFSSVGVTVGAVFELVRRVTESGLPFSTAIQIFLLKMPYFIVLAFPMSMLLASLMAYSRMSSDSEIVALRSCGINVYRLVVPAVILSLAVTGMTFAMNELIVPAANYQATVTLDRALKREKPLFQEKNIFYPEFRNVDKGNGEESVLTRLFYAEQFDGKQMKGLTILDRSQPELNQIISSESAIWNPAQNSWDFFNGTVYIVAPDGSYRNIVRFEHQQLQLPRTPLDLAAKARDYGEMNIAQAIDYLNLIRSSGDEQKIRKLKVRIQEKYALPFVCIVFGLVGAALGTKPQRTGRATSFGISVIVIFTYYVFSFITSSMGLKAILTPVMAAWLPMICGLGVGGLLLVRASR; this is translated from the coding sequence ATGAAATTAGAAATATCCAAAACTTTCAATTCGTTTAGCTGGCGGCTTCCCAGAATTTCGGTAATGGATTGGTACCTTACCAAAGAACTCATCGGCCCATTTTTGTTTGGCGTTGGCCTATTTTCATCAGTCGGCGTAACTGTTGGAGCCGTATTTGAATTAGTGCGAAGAGTCACAGAATCAGGCTTACCCTTCAGCACTGCCATCCAAATTTTTCTGTTGAAAATGCCCTATTTCATTGTATTGGCATTTCCCATGTCAATGCTATTGGCAAGTTTAATGGCTTATAGCCGAATGTCTAGCGACAGCGAAATCGTAGCTCTCCGCAGTTGCGGTATTAATGTCTACAGGCTAGTAGTACCAGCAGTTATTCTGAGTTTGGCTGTTACAGGTATGACTTTTGCGATGAACGAGTTAATCGTTCCCGCTGCTAACTATCAAGCAACTGTTACTCTAGATCGAGCTCTAAAGCGAGAAAAACCCCTATTTCAAGAGAAAAACATTTTCTATCCAGAATTTCGTAACGTTGACAAAGGTAATGGTGAAGAAAGCGTACTTACGCGCTTATTTTATGCCGAACAATTTGACGGTAAGCAGATGAAAGGTTTGACTATTCTCGATCGTTCCCAACCGGAACTAAACCAAATTATCTCCTCAGAATCAGCTATTTGGAACCCAGCTCAAAATTCCTGGGATTTTTTCAATGGTACTGTTTACATAGTTGCTCCTGATGGCTCTTACCGTAATATTGTCCGCTTTGAACATCAACAACTACAATTACCTCGCACCCCTTTAGACTTAGCCGCAAAAGCGCGGGACTATGGGGAAATGAACATTGCTCAAGCTATAGATTATTTGAATTTAATTCGATCGAGTGGCGACGAGCAGAAAATTCGTAAGCTTAAGGTGCGAATTCAAGAAAAGTATGCTTTGCCTTTTGTTTGTATTGTCTTTGGTTTGGTAGGAGCTGCTTTGGGAACTAAGCCACAGCGGACTGGTAGAGCTACCAGTTTTGGGATTAGCGTGATCGTAATTTTTACTTATTATGTATTCTCTTTTATCACCAGTTCAATGGGCTTGAAAGCTATTTTGACTCCAGTAATGGCTGCTTGGCTACCGATGATTTGTGGTTTGGGGGTAGGCGGGTTACTGTTAGTGCGTGCTTCGCGGTAA
- the lptB gene encoding LPS export ABC transporter ATP-binding protein, with protein MKIVLENIHKSYGKRPVVSRVNISVTQGEIVGLLGPNGAGKTTTFYIATGLERPNQGIVWLNDLDITGLPMHKRAHLGIGYLAQEASIFRHLSVRDNILLVMEQTKVPRREWRERLDFLLREFRLERVANNLGVQVSGGERRRTELARALAAGPEGPKFLLLDEPFAGVDPIAVSEIQTIVAKLRDRDIGILITDHNVRETLEITDRAYIMRDGQILASGGAEELYSNPLVRQYYLGDSFQR; from the coding sequence ATGAAAATTGTTCTGGAAAATATTCACAAATCCTATGGAAAGCGCCCCGTTGTCAGTAGAGTTAACATTTCAGTAACCCAAGGGGAAATAGTGGGATTGCTCGGCCCCAACGGTGCAGGCAAAACCACAACCTTTTACATAGCTACAGGTTTAGAAAGACCGAATCAAGGTATAGTTTGGCTTAACGATCTGGACATCACAGGCTTACCAATGCACAAGCGAGCGCATTTGGGTATCGGCTATCTTGCTCAAGAAGCCAGCATTTTTCGGCACTTGAGCGTCCGGGACAATATACTGCTAGTGATGGAGCAAACTAAAGTACCGCGCCGCGAGTGGCGGGAGCGACTCGATTTTCTATTGCGGGAGTTCCGTTTAGAAAGAGTGGCAAATAATTTAGGGGTACAGGTTTCAGGGGGAGAGCGCAGGCGCACAGAATTGGCAAGAGCTTTGGCCGCAGGGCCAGAGGGGCCCAAGTTTCTCTTGTTGGACGAACCATTTGCGGGGGTAGATCCGATCGCCGTGTCGGAAATTCAAACTATAGTAGCTAAATTGCGCGATCGCGACATCGGCATTTTAATCACTGACCACAACGTTCGAGAAACCCTAGAAATCACAGACCGAGCTTACATCATGCGAGACGGGCAAATTTTAGCTTCCGGGGGAGCTGAAGAACTTTACAGCAACCCCTTAGTGCGACAGTATTACTTAGGCGACAGTTTCCAGCGCTAG